The Enterobacter kobei genome has a segment encoding these proteins:
- the galP gene encoding galactose/proton symporter: MPDNKKQGRTSNKAMTFFVCFLAALAGLLFGLDIGVIAGALPFIADEFQINAHTQEWVVSSMMFGAAVGAVGSGWLSFKLGRKKSLMIGAILFVAGSLFSAAAPNVEVLILSRVLLGLAVGVASYTAPLYLSEIAPEKIRGSMISMYQLMITIGILGAYLSDTAFSYSGAWRWMLGVIIIPAILLLIGVFFLPDSPRWFAAKRRFHDAERVLLRLRDTSAEAKNELEEIRESLKVKQSGWALFKENSNFRRAVFLGVLLQVMQQFTGMNVIMYYAPKIFELAGYTNTTEQMWGTVIVGLTNVLATFIAIGLVDRWGRKPTLTLGFLVMAIGMGVLGTMMHVGIHSPTAQYFAVGMLLMFIVGFAMSAGPLIWVLCSEIQPLKGRDFGITCSTATNWIANMIVGATFLTMLNTLGNANTFWVYAGLNIFFIVLTIWLVPETKHVSLEHIERNLMKGRPLREIGAHD; the protein is encoded by the coding sequence ATGCCTGACAATAAAAAACAGGGGCGTACGTCCAACAAGGCGATGACATTCTTCGTCTGCTTCCTCGCCGCCCTGGCAGGTTTACTTTTTGGCCTGGATATCGGCGTGATTGCTGGCGCCCTTCCCTTCATCGCAGACGAATTCCAGATTAACGCGCATACCCAGGAATGGGTGGTCAGCTCGATGATGTTTGGCGCAGCGGTTGGTGCTGTCGGCAGCGGCTGGCTCTCCTTCAAGCTCGGACGTAAAAAGAGCCTAATGATTGGTGCCATTCTCTTCGTCGCCGGTTCACTCTTCTCTGCTGCCGCCCCTAACGTTGAAGTGCTTATTCTTTCCCGCGTACTGCTGGGGCTGGCCGTCGGCGTCGCGTCCTACACCGCCCCGCTCTATCTCTCTGAAATTGCGCCAGAGAAAATTCGCGGCAGTATGATTTCGATGTACCAGCTGATGATTACCATCGGTATTCTCGGGGCTTATCTTTCCGATACCGCGTTCAGCTACAGCGGCGCATGGCGCTGGATGCTTGGCGTGATCATCATCCCGGCCATTTTGCTGCTGATTGGCGTCTTCTTCCTGCCGGACAGCCCACGCTGGTTTGCCGCAAAGCGCCGCTTCCACGATGCCGAACGGGTGCTGCTGCGCCTGCGCGACACCAGTGCGGAGGCGAAAAACGAGCTGGAAGAGATCCGCGAAAGCCTGAAGGTGAAGCAGTCTGGCTGGGCGCTGTTTAAAGAGAACAGCAACTTCCGTCGCGCAGTATTCCTCGGCGTGCTGCTGCAGGTGATGCAACAGTTCACCGGGATGAACGTCATCATGTATTACGCGCCAAAAATCTTTGAGCTGGCGGGTTATACCAACACCACCGAGCAGATGTGGGGCACCGTCATCGTCGGCCTGACCAACGTGCTGGCGACCTTTATCGCGATCGGCCTGGTGGACCGCTGGGGACGTAAACCTACCCTGACGCTGGGCTTCCTGGTCATGGCGATCGGTATGGGCGTGCTGGGCACCATGATGCACGTCGGCATCCACTCCCCAACCGCACAGTATTTTGCGGTAGGCATGCTGCTGATGTTTATCGTCGGGTTCGCGATGAGCGCCGGTCCGCTGATTTGGGTACTGTGTTCTGAGATCCAGCCGCTGAAAGGGCGTGATTTTGGTATCACCTGCTCAACTGCAACCAACTGGATTGCCAACATGATCGTCGGCGCGACGTTCCTGACCATGCTCAATACCCTGGGCAATGCCAACACCTTCTGGGTCTACGCCGGTCTGAACATCTTCTTTATTGTGTTGACCATCTGGCTGGTTCCAGAAACCAAACATGTTTCACTGGAACATATTGAACGTAACCTGATGAAAGGTCGTCCACTGCGCGAAATCGGCGCACACGACTAA
- a CDS encoding SprT family zinc-dependent metalloprotease → MKAPRLPIALQQAVMRSLREKLAQANLKLGRNYPEPKLVYQQRGTAAGTAWLESYEIRLNPVLMMENQQAFIEEVVPHELAHLLVWKHFGRVAPHGKEWKWMMEAVLGVPARRTHQFELESVRRNTFPYRCQCQQHQLTVRRHNRVVRGEATYRCVKCGEPLIAE, encoded by the coding sequence ATGAAAGCTCCCCGTCTCCCCATCGCCCTTCAGCAAGCCGTTATGCGCAGCCTGCGGGAAAAACTCGCCCAGGCGAACCTGAAGCTCGGTCGGAATTACCCTGAACCGAAGCTCGTCTATCAGCAGCGTGGCACCGCGGCGGGTACTGCCTGGCTGGAATCGTATGAGATCCGCCTGAACCCGGTGTTGATGATGGAAAACCAGCAGGCGTTTATTGAGGAAGTGGTGCCGCATGAGCTGGCTCACCTCCTGGTGTGGAAACATTTTGGTCGCGTCGCGCCGCACGGAAAAGAGTGGAAGTGGATGATGGAGGCAGTACTGGGCGTTCCGGCGCGCAGAACTCATCAGTTCGAGCTGGAATCTGTACGTCGCAATACGTTCCCCTACCGCTGCCAGTGTCAGCAGCATCAGCTTACCGTCCGCCGCCATAATCGCGTGGTCCGCGGCGAGGCGACCTACCGCTGCGTCAAATGCGGCGAACCGCTTATTGCGGAGTAA